In Bacillota bacterium, a single window of DNA contains:
- a CDS encoding sugar ABC transporter permease, translating to MTRYNASAESAIQPGQFAPDPRDLRPPLSVRARPYLIILPALLLTVGILYPFGLAVYYSLTNYTLSNPNYSFVGFLNYTMLLTDPEFYHSAKVTLAYAFSATVVETLLGLGVALLLNRETRLAKALRTVMIFPLMIAPVIGTLIWKLMMQPSVGILNYLLGFIGLSHFEWAAAPQSALFSVVLVDVWIYTPFISLLLLAGLQSMPKEPFESARVDGGSAWFTFKNLTLPMLAPFLLIAVIFRLIDSLKMFDVIYAMTGGGPGQTLMNFPLQAYYYGILYMNLSYGLTYMIILWAIVYLISQILVVYWGKAQQRAAGF from the coding sequence ATGACTCGCTATAATGCGTCAGCCGAATCAGCCATTCAGCCCGGGCAGTTTGCACCGGACCCACGCGACCTGAGGCCGCCTTTGTCCGTTAGGGCCCGACCTTACTTGATCATACTGCCGGCGCTCCTGTTAACGGTGGGCATTCTCTACCCGTTTGGCCTCGCCGTCTACTATTCGCTGACCAATTATACATTGAGCAACCCGAATTATTCATTTGTGGGCTTCCTCAACTATACGATGCTCCTGACAGACCCGGAGTTTTACCACAGCGCTAAAGTCACGCTGGCGTACGCATTCAGCGCGACGGTAGTGGAAACGCTGCTTGGCCTGGGCGTCGCGCTCCTGCTCAACAGGGAGACGCGCCTGGCGAAAGCGCTTCGCACGGTGATGATCTTTCCACTCATGATCGCCCCGGTTATCGGCACATTGATATGGAAGCTGATGATGCAGCCCAGCGTCGGCATCCTGAATTATCTGCTTGGTTTTATCGGCCTTTCTCATTTCGAATGGGCGGCGGCACCGCAGAGCGCCCTGTTTTCGGTGGTGCTGGTGGATGTCTGGATTTATACGCCGTTTATATCGCTTTTGCTGTTGGCGGGCCTTCAATCCATGCCTAAAGAACCCTTTGAGTCCGCCCGGGTTGATGGCGGCTCCGCCTGGTTTACATTTAAGAATTTAACCCTTCCCATGCTTGCGCCCTTTCTTCTCATAGCTGTCATATTCAGGCTCATAGATTCTTTGAAGATGTTTGATGTAATCTACGCGATGACGGGAGGAGGCCCGGGTCAGACTCTAATGAACTTTCCCCTCCAGGCATATTATTACGGAATCCTTTACATGAATCTGAGCTACGGTCTGACCTACATGATCATTCTTTGGGCTATTGTATACCTGATAAGCCAGATCCTGGTGGTATATTGGGGCAAAGCCCAGCAGCGTGCAGCAGGCTTCTAG
- a CDS encoding carbohydrate ABC transporter permease, giving the protein MESSARNKFTQSLLTVIMLIYFAFALFPIIWMILISLKSQPELFTTKFVFKPTIESYKAITVGLRYLKGTGSFRPDFPRFFLNSIIISTTSVAISVLVGVPAAYALARFKFPGKENLAFTFLSFRFAPELSVIIPLSILYRRFGLYDTYIGIIWVYQLITLPLLIWVLRGYFEDISTEIEQAAMTDGYTYWQVFWRILLPLIRPGLAASALLAFVFAWNNFIFAMILGGGKVQTVTVAALSFLASEQAHYNQMAAASLISAVPQIVLALIIQKSLVRGLTFGAVKG; this is encoded by the coding sequence ATGGAATCCAGCGCGAGAAATAAATTCACTCAAAGCCTTTTGACCGTTATTATGTTGATTTATTTCGCCTTTGCTCTCTTCCCGATAATTTGGATGATATTGATATCCCTTAAGAGCCAGCCGGAGCTTTTCACAACGAAATTTGTTTTCAAGCCAACGATCGAGAGTTATAAGGCTATAACAGTAGGCCTCAGATATTTAAAAGGCACGGGGAGTTTCCGGCCGGATTTTCCCAGATTCTTTCTAAACAGCATAATCATAAGCACGACATCCGTAGCGATATCGGTGCTGGTGGGCGTGCCGGCCGCATACGCTCTGGCCAGGTTCAAGTTCCCGGGCAAGGAAAACCTTGCTTTCACGTTCCTGTCCTTCCGGTTTGCCCCGGAGCTGAGCGTGATCATCCCGCTATCTATATTGTATCGGAGGTTCGGGCTTTACGATACCTACATCGGCATAATATGGGTGTACCAGCTCATCACATTACCCCTTTTAATCTGGGTGTTACGTGGATACTTTGAGGATATATCCACAGAGATCGAGCAGGCCGCCATGACCGATGGGTATACCTACTGGCAGGTCTTTTGGAGGATACTACTGCCGCTGATCAGGCCGGGCCTCGCTGCCTCCGCGCTGCTGGCATTTGTATTCGCATGGAATAACTTCATCTTCGCTATGATCCTGGGTGGCGGAAAGGTCCAGACGGTTACCGTTGCCGCCCTCTCGTTTCTGGCTTCGGAGCAGGCACATTACAACCAGATGGCGGCCGCTAGCCTGATTTCGGCGGTGCCCCAGATAGTCCTCGCGCTCATAATCCAGAAGTCCCTGGTCCGCGGCCTTACATTTGGTGCGGTTAAGGGATAA
- a CDS encoding sugar ABC transporter permease: MGERLRTANRRELGGYLFIFPAFLVMLMLVIYPLIYGGYISLFNTNLMARWNLVGLKYYLRILTDSVFWSKIRITISFTFWTVLGHFILGMVLALMLNVKIPGRAVFRAILLTPWLFPEVVVALVWKWLYNPMYGLINHFLVQLHVIAAPISWLGSPSAALPAVIIAAIWKGYPLIMVMLLAGLQAIPQELYEAAQIDGASPIQAFRYITLPGLRYVLVVSLILDTVWWFKHFTIIWVLTQGGPVDATNVISIDIYKTAFEYFRFGEAASMAVIVFFICFLFGYGYRRMLGDEGN, encoded by the coding sequence ATGGGGGAGAGGTTAAGAACGGCAAACCGGAGGGAGTTAGGGGGATATCTTTTCATCTTTCCCGCCTTCCTGGTGATGCTGATGCTCGTTATCTACCCTCTGATATACGGCGGGTATATAAGCCTTTTCAACACAAACCTCATGGCGAGATGGAATCTCGTCGGGCTTAAGTATTACCTCAGAATATTAACGGATTCGGTCTTCTGGTCGAAGATCCGGATTACGATATCATTTACCTTCTGGACCGTGCTGGGACATTTTATCTTGGGAATGGTCCTGGCGCTTATGCTTAATGTGAAGATCCCTGGCCGTGCAGTATTTCGCGCGATTCTGCTCACCCCGTGGTTGTTTCCCGAGGTGGTCGTTGCGCTGGTGTGGAAATGGCTGTATAACCCAATGTACGGGCTCATTAACCATTTTCTCGTTCAACTGCATGTCATCGCCGCCCCCATATCCTGGCTGGGCAGCCCATCAGCAGCTCTGCCGGCCGTTATAATCGCTGCGATATGGAAAGGCTATCCACTAATAATGGTCATGCTGCTAGCGGGTTTGCAGGCTATTCCGCAAGAGCTTTATGAGGCGGCCCAAATCGATGGGGCTTCCCCCATCCAGGCATTCAGATATATAACATTGCCAGGCCTGCGATACGTGCTCGTGGTTTCCCTTATTCTGGATACTGTGTGGTGGTTTAAACATTTCACTATAATTTGGGTACTAACTCAAGGTGGGCCTGTCGACGCTACTAACGTTATAAGCATTGATATTTACAAGACCGCCTTTGAGTATTTCCGATTCGGAGAAGCCGCATCAATGGCCGTGATAGTCTTCTTCATCTGCTTCTTATTTGGTTACGGGTACAGGAGGATGCTTGGCGATGAGGGGAACTAA
- a CDS encoding sugar-binding transcriptional regulator yields MARSVRDERRLKVDIARRYYLDGATQTEIAEALGLSRMAVQRILAQCRKEQIVEITIKDPICNCLALEDEVKSRFSLVDAVIVNSPADPSLLQKNIARFAARYLTEHLTPGMTIGAAWGRTVFQMMQFLEPRPQPDLCPGLRVVSLMGSLSTSLVVHPYSIVNKIGEVFNAEVYYISAPAVANLPETRNIFLAEKSVQAILDLARQADIAVVGIGDVGERATLLQTGYLTLTELKELAGRGAVGEILVWHYDINGSLVESPLSPRIVGLSPIELRQIKRVIGVAGGPEKVKAILGALRGRYINVLVTDEETARELMNLDSHL; encoded by the coding sequence ATGGCTCGATCTGTAAGAGATGAGCGAAGGCTGAAGGTTGATATAGCACGTCGTTACTATTTGGATGGGGCAACTCAAACGGAAATAGCCGAGGCGCTTGGCTTATCTCGCATGGCCGTTCAACGCATATTGGCGCAGTGTCGGAAGGAGCAGATCGTGGAGATTACGATCAAAGATCCCATTTGCAATTGCCTGGCCTTGGAGGATGAGGTAAAAAGCCGTTTCTCATTGGTGGACGCCGTTATTGTCAATTCGCCTGCGGATCCGTCCCTGCTCCAGAAGAATATCGCCCGTTTCGCGGCTCGATATCTGACAGAGCATCTCACGCCCGGTATGACTATAGGGGCGGCGTGGGGTAGGACGGTGTTTCAGATGATGCAGTTTCTGGAACCCCGCCCCCAGCCTGATCTGTGCCCAGGCCTGCGCGTCGTATCGTTAATGGGATCACTGAGCACTTCTCTGGTTGTTCATCCCTATTCTATTGTCAACAAGATCGGGGAGGTGTTCAACGCCGAGGTGTATTACATCTCCGCCCCTGCGGTCGCCAACCTTCCCGAAACCAGGAATATATTTCTTGCAGAAAAATCCGTTCAGGCAATCTTGGACCTGGCCAGGCAGGCCGATATCGCTGTGGTGGGAATCGGCGACGTGGGCGAACGTGCAACCCTGCTACAGACTGGTTACCTGACGCTCACGGAACTCAAGGAACTGGCCGGGCGGGGAGCGGTGGGTGAGATCTTGGTATGGCATTACGATATAAATGGTTCCCTCGTGGAATCTCCCCTATCCCCCCGTATCGTCGGGTTGAGCCCGATAGAGCTGAGACAGATCAAGAGGGTGATCGGCGTGGCGGGTGGGCCGGAGAAGGTTAAGGCGATCCTCGGGGCCCTCCGGGGGCGCTACATCAACGTCCTGGTGACGGACGAGGAGACGGCGCGGGAGCTTATGAACCTCGATAGCCATCTATAA
- a CDS encoding ABC transporter ATP-binding protein, with product MARLGLYNLWKHFGKLTAVKGLTLEVKDKEFVVLLGPSGAGKTTTLKLIAGVEKPNGGYVMIGDKVVNATEPHRRNVAMAFETYALYPHFTVYENLAFPLRAPGMRLSPQELERRVRRVAEVLNIDMLFDRKPAELSNGQKQRVSLGRTMVREPDIFLLDEPLSHLDAKLRHHMRMEFKRLESSLNTTVLYVTHDYLEALALADRIAVINQGVLQQVGTPDEIFNRPVNQFVATALGQPEINLIDGDIITEAGAPVFVAMDGELKIRVPQILHKPLMKKGLKKARIGVRPFDIGVVRARGRGDDQVDRDGDKARFRGRVYVFESLGNKGVLTVRVGKARLSVLTSANFKANVDESITLEVDCSKIIVFDPETTENIALTVTA from the coding sequence ATGGCAAGGCTTGGTCTATACAACCTCTGGAAGCATTTCGGGAAACTCACAGCCGTTAAGGGGCTAACCCTGGAGGTTAAGGATAAGGAGTTTGTGGTGTTGCTTGGTCCATCCGGAGCTGGTAAGACTACGACACTGAAGCTCATCGCTGGTGTTGAAAAGCCGAATGGCGGGTATGTTATGATCGGGGACAAGGTCGTGAACGCGACGGAGCCGCATCGACGTAATGTAGCTATGGCTTTCGAGACCTACGCCCTTTACCCGCATTTTACGGTGTATGAGAATCTGGCCTTTCCGCTACGAGCACCGGGTATGAGGCTTTCACCGCAGGAGCTCGAGCGAAGGGTCAGGCGCGTGGCTGAGGTGCTCAATATTGACATGCTTTTCGATAGGAAGCCGGCGGAGTTGAGCAACGGTCAGAAGCAGAGGGTATCTCTGGGCAGAACCATGGTCCGCGAGCCGGACATATTCCTCCTCGATGAGCCCTTGTCCCACCTGGATGCCAAGCTGCGTCACCACATGCGGATGGAATTCAAGAGGCTGGAATCCAGCCTGAATACCACCGTACTATATGTAACTCATGATTATCTCGAGGCGCTCGCCCTCGCAGATAGGATAGCGGTGATAAATCAGGGGGTGCTACAGCAGGTCGGGACACCTGACGAGATCTTCAACCGCCCTGTAAATCAGTTCGTCGCGACGGCCCTGGGACAACCTGAAATAAACCTTATTGATGGGGATATTATAACGGAGGCCGGTGCCCCGGTATTTGTTGCTATGGACGGCGAGCTTAAGATTAGAGTACCCCAGATATTGCATAAACCTTTGATGAAGAAGGGTCTCAAAAAGGCACGCATAGGCGTGAGGCCGTTTGACATAGGGGTGGTGAGGGCTCGCGGCCGAGGGGATGATCAGGTCGACAGAGATGGCGACAAGGCGCGCTTCAGGGGAAGGGTTTACGTTTTTGAATCGCTGGGCAACAAGGGCGTTTTGACCGTTCGGGTCGGAAAGGCCAGGTTGAGTGTGTTGACATCCGCGAATTTCAAGGCTAATGTCGATGAGAGCATCACGCTGGAGGTCGACTGCAGCAAGATCATAGTATTCGATCCCGAGACCACAGAGAATATCGCCCTGACGGTAACAGCGTAG
- the dgoD gene encoding galactonate dehydratase: MKITRLKLTMVKPRWMFLEMYTDKDIIGYGEPILEGHAHAVAAVVHELEDYLIGKDPRTIEHHWQAMYRGGFYRGGPVLTSAISGIEQAMWDILGKSLGVPVYQLLGGACRSKIRMYAHVGGATAEELVTNARARVGEGFKAIKMTFDAPIHFMESQDFIEQCVEKFKAVRNAVGKSIDTAIDFHGRFSPALSKRLIRALEPYYPYFIEEPCLPENVDAMADIARSTTIPIATGERLYTKWGFLKVLEKGAASILQPDLCHAGGIMECKKIAAMAETYYASVAPHNPLGPIALAVSLQLDACVPNFLMQEQVTFGEGYLKQPFVMEDGYVRVPEDAGFGIELDEQAIKEKEYDGWWNTPRVYHNDDGSVADW; the protein is encoded by the coding sequence ATGAAGATCACCAGATTGAAACTGACTATGGTGAAACCAAGATGGATGTTCCTCGAGATGTATACCGACAAAGATATCATCGGCTATGGCGAACCCATCCTTGAAGGTCACGCTCACGCTGTCGCAGCGGTAGTCCATGAACTTGAGGACTACCTGATCGGCAAGGATCCACGCACTATAGAACACCACTGGCAGGCAATGTACCGGGGAGGGTTTTACCGCGGCGGACCTGTGCTGACAAGCGCGATCAGTGGGATTGAGCAGGCAATGTGGGATATTCTCGGTAAATCCTTAGGTGTTCCCGTATATCAACTACTTGGCGGAGCATGCCGCTCGAAAATCCGGATGTATGCTCATGTCGGAGGAGCGACGGCCGAAGAGCTCGTCACCAATGCCCGCGCGCGTGTGGGAGAGGGCTTCAAGGCTATCAAGATGACTTTCGATGCCCCTATCCACTTCATGGAAAGCCAGGATTTCATTGAGCAATGTGTAGAGAAATTTAAGGCTGTGCGCAATGCTGTGGGTAAATCGATCGATACAGCCATAGATTTTCATGGCCGCTTTTCGCCAGCACTGTCCAAGAGGTTGATTAGAGCCCTTGAGCCTTATTACCCTTATTTCATCGAAGAGCCATGTTTACCCGAGAACGTTGACGCCATGGCGGATATCGCGCGTTCAACTACAATCCCTATAGCAACGGGCGAGCGACTCTATACAAAGTGGGGTTTCCTCAAGGTCCTAGAAAAGGGAGCCGCTTCGATCCTACAGCCAGATTTATGTCACGCTGGGGGCATCATGGAATGCAAGAAGATTGCAGCCATGGCTGAGACGTACTATGCTTCGGTTGCCCCTCACAATCCTTTGGGGCCGATTGCACTGGCCGTCTCCCTTCAATTAGATGCGTGTGTTCCCAATTTTTTGATGCAGGAACAAGTTACATTCGGCGAGGGCTACCTTAAGCAACCGTTCGTTATGGAGGACGGGTATGTCAGGGTGCCTGAAGATGCCGGCTTTGGGATCGAATTAGACGAGCAAGCCATCAAGGAAAAGGAATATGATGGCTGGTGGAATACGCCTAGAGTATATCATAACGACGATGGATCCGTAGCAGACTGGTAA
- a CDS encoding carbohydrate ABC transporter permease, producing the protein MRGTKRDWKPLIYVGLTLSSLIVIIPILWMFSTSIKTLEETFSIPPRWIPLSPTLDNYINIWKNYPLARYFFNSIFVVSVSTIISLAFSCLAGYGVSRFRFAGKGAFLTFLLATQMFPSIMLLIPYFKLMRTFGLINTYTGLILVYISFTIPFCSWMMLGYFEGIPKELDDAALIDGCNRLRTFLSIILPLTLPGLVATAIYSFLVGWNEYMFALVLTTTTEMKTVAVGIGELIGQYRIAWNDMMTVSILASIPLAIVFLFLQKYLINSLTAGAVKQ; encoded by the coding sequence ATGAGGGGAACTAAACGTGATTGGAAACCTTTGATTTATGTAGGACTTACCTTGAGCTCGCTTATCGTGATTATACCCATCCTCTGGATGTTTTCGACCTCCATCAAGACGTTAGAAGAGACTTTCTCTATCCCGCCGAGATGGATTCCATTGAGTCCTACCCTGGATAATTATATAAACATATGGAAAAACTACCCGCTCGCCAGGTATTTTTTCAATAGCATCTTCGTAGTGTCTGTTTCCACTATCATCTCGCTAGCATTTTCGTGCTTGGCCGGCTATGGGGTATCACGATTCCGTTTCGCGGGCAAGGGAGCCTTCCTTACCTTCTTGCTGGCCACACAGATGTTTCCCTCGATTATGCTATTGATTCCTTACTTCAAGCTAATGAGGACTTTTGGCCTAATCAACACCTACACCGGCCTCATCCTAGTGTATATTTCATTTACTATCCCCTTTTGCTCGTGGATGATGCTGGGATACTTCGAAGGGATCCCGAAGGAGCTGGATGATGCGGCTCTAATTGATGGCTGCAACCGGCTGAGGACATTTCTGAGTATTATTTTGCCTCTCACCCTGCCAGGCCTGGTTGCAACGGCCATTTATTCTTTCCTGGTAGGGTGGAATGAGTACATGTTTGCGCTTGTCTTAACTACCACAACCGAGATGAAGACAGTTGCCGTGGGGATCGGTGAATTAATCGGTCAATATCGAATAGCCTGGAACGACATGATGACCGTGTCGATTCTAGCCAGCATCCCGCTCGCTATTGTATTCTTATTCCTTCAGAAATATTTGATCAACAGCCTGACCGCAGGTGCCGTGAAACAGTAA
- a CDS encoding sugar ABC transporter substrate-binding protein, producing the protein MKKHKVMTISLFVIFLILTALNFQSYAASITLRVLSTTIVEKPEGNVERQIAEEFMQKNPDIKIEFIGVPMNNVYAKITTLATGGDMPDIFTNVPQFVAQAADLGIVEDLDELLGPDFIKGFYPNAIREASLNGKLQFIPWFSTPLALLYRGDWFKAEGLAAPQTWDDFVAVAKKLTKDVNNDGKVDRWGFAMLGARNDSAMSRYNCILKTFGAYELRRDTSGNWVTDVDSPKGINALRFFTDLYLKDHVVPPGPTEVSYAEALELMALEKTGMMITGPHSIGGILARNPKLAGKIYSVPVPKKEKHVSFLGVYGFSISKTSKHKDAAVKYLKYLISKENLLEWNRVTGRMPCRIDAGKEPQISGPVYAGFVKAMDYAEAVPNVAFYPEIIDIEGEAVQAVLTGQATPEQAAKKAGEKIRAAIRRAQ; encoded by the coding sequence ATGAAAAAACATAAGGTTATGACTATATCTCTGTTCGTTATCTTCCTTATACTTACGGCTTTAAATTTCCAGTCATATGCAGCGTCCATAACACTGAGGGTGCTTTCAACGACCATTGTGGAGAAGCCCGAGGGAAACGTAGAACGCCAGATTGCTGAAGAGTTCATGCAGAAGAATCCGGATATCAAGATAGAATTCATCGGGGTCCCGATGAACAATGTCTATGCAAAGATAACTACCCTGGCGACTGGGGGAGATATGCCGGATATCTTTACGAATGTGCCACAATTCGTTGCACAAGCTGCCGACCTGGGAATAGTGGAAGATCTAGACGAACTATTGGGGCCGGATTTCATTAAAGGGTTTTATCCCAACGCAATCCGCGAAGCAAGTTTAAATGGAAAACTTCAATTTATTCCTTGGTTTAGCACACCACTCGCCCTGCTTTATCGTGGTGATTGGTTCAAAGCCGAAGGGTTAGCGGCTCCTCAAACCTGGGATGACTTCGTAGCGGTTGCTAAGAAGCTTACCAAAGATGTCAATAACGATGGCAAGGTTGACCGCTGGGGTTTCGCTATGCTCGGCGCCCGTAATGACTCAGCCATGTCGCGTTATAATTGCATCTTGAAAACCTTCGGAGCATATGAGCTTCGGCGGGATACATCCGGGAATTGGGTTACCGATGTGGATAGTCCAAAGGGAATCAACGCGCTGCGTTTCTTCACTGATTTATACTTAAAAGACCATGTCGTACCCCCGGGACCGACCGAGGTAAGCTACGCTGAAGCCCTTGAGTTGATGGCCCTTGAAAAAACCGGCATGATGATAACTGGCCCGCATTCCATAGGCGGCATACTTGCGCGGAATCCAAAACTAGCCGGCAAAATCTATAGTGTACCTGTGCCTAAAAAGGAAAAACACGTTTCCTTCCTGGGAGTCTACGGTTTCTCTATCTCTAAGACGAGTAAACATAAAGATGCTGCAGTAAAGTATCTCAAATATCTTATTAGCAAGGAAAACCTGCTAGAATGGAACCGGGTAACAGGACGTATGCCATGCCGTATTGATGCGGGTAAGGAGCCCCAGATTTCAGGCCCCGTCTATGCTGGCTTTGTCAAGGCAATGGACTACGCGGAGGCTGTTCCAAACGTAGCTTTTTACCCGGAAATAATTGATATTGAAGGCGAGGCCGTGCAGGCGGTATTAACCGGTCAGGCTACCCCTGAGCAGGCTGCAAAGAAAGCCGGAGAAAAGATCCGGGCGGCTATCCGTCGCGCTCAATAA
- a CDS encoding IclR family transcriptional regulator, translating into MATQSTKEKLVDSTVSKALVVLQAVADHVKTTHKGISLRELAKTTKFNISTVYRYLACLESYGLIRQNSVDGMYELGFKVVELSNIFLEAQDLRKIALPIMEELCQVTKETIYLGILEGLEVAYLERVNSPLPIRPHTQIGGRNELYCTGLGKAILAFAPEKLMEEVIRRGLRHHTPNTIIDVEQLRREIAKTRARGYSIDDMENEEQVRCAGAPIYDNTGRVIGALSISGPAFRISLERITSDLGEKVKGAAVRISEQLGYLPNLTSLTPLAGAASKA; encoded by the coding sequence ATGGCAACTCAATCGACAAAAGAGAAGCTGGTCGATTCTACCGTAAGCAAAGCCCTCGTCGTGTTGCAGGCTGTAGCCGATCATGTAAAGACAACGCACAAAGGGATTAGTTTAAGAGAACTCGCTAAAACAACCAAATTCAACATCTCAACGGTTTATCGTTACCTTGCCTGCCTCGAGTCTTATGGCTTGATACGCCAGAATTCTGTGGACGGTATGTATGAGCTAGGTTTCAAGGTGGTCGAGCTAAGTAACATCTTCTTGGAAGCGCAGGACCTACGTAAGATCGCCCTTCCCATCATGGAAGAGTTATGTCAAGTCACAAAGGAAACGATCTATCTTGGGATACTAGAAGGCTTGGAGGTAGCCTATCTGGAGCGAGTCAATAGTCCCCTGCCCATCCGTCCCCATACCCAGATTGGGGGCAGAAATGAATTATACTGTACAGGACTTGGCAAGGCCATACTGGCCTTTGCTCCAGAAAAGCTCATGGAGGAGGTGATTCGCCGCGGGTTGAGGCACCATACGCCTAACACCATTATCGATGTCGAGCAACTGAGGAGGGAGATAGCGAAAACGAGAGCTCGAGGTTATTCGATTGATGACATGGAGAATGAGGAACAGGTTCGCTGTGCAGGTGCCCCTATTTATGATAACACAGGGCGCGTGATCGGCGCCCTGAGCATATCGGGTCCGGCTTTTCGTATTAGCCTTGAACGAATAACATCTGACCTGGGAGAAAAGGTCAAAGGAGCTGCCGTACGGATCTCTGAACAGCTTGGGTATTTACCTAATTTAACATCTCTAACACCTCTCGCAGGCGCAGCTTCCAAGGCGTAG
- a CDS encoding sugar ABC transporter substrate-binding protein, translating into MRKTRVVSWIALALALALVFACLTAASAAEKFNWKKYSGAKIRLLLNKHPYTEALLGDLKAFEDLTGIKVEYDIFPEQNYFDKVTIDLSSGSGSYDVFMTGAYQVWQYAPPGWMEPLEPYINDPSMTNPDYDWEDIYPNLRKSDQWNLKPGNPLGSGHQWAIPWGFEANALMYRVDLFKKYGIAVPESLPALYETAKKLNNIDGSGMAGIVVRGSKNWATIHPGFMTQYASYGARDFDDKLNAVMNSPKAVEMTDLWVKMVREAGPKAWTTYTWYQAGSDFGAGKAAMLFDADILGYFQNVPGASACSGKVGWAPGPKGPEGKLVTNMWIWSLSMSAKSKNKGAAWYFMQWATGKEHLTKAAVDFAMVDPVRKSVWENPKFIAKMKENYHFYETFQAIIDNCSILFTPQPKFFETTTEWAATLHDIYYGEDAKKALDKLVAKINRMMTQAGIRKP; encoded by the coding sequence ATGAGGAAAACACGAGTTGTCTCATGGATTGCATTGGCGCTAGCGCTGGCGTTGGTGTTCGCCTGCCTGACCGCGGCGAGCGCGGCCGAGAAATTTAACTGGAAGAAATATTCAGGGGCCAAAATACGTTTGTTGCTCAACAAGCATCCGTATACTGAGGCGTTGCTGGGAGACCTGAAGGCCTTCGAGGACTTGACAGGCATCAAAGTGGAGTATGATATATTCCCCGAGCAGAACTACTTCGATAAGGTGACCATCGATCTATCGAGCGGATCCGGGTCATACGACGTATTCATGACTGGGGCGTACCAAGTTTGGCAGTACGCGCCTCCAGGGTGGATGGAGCCCCTTGAACCCTACATTAACGATCCCTCGATGACAAATCCGGATTACGACTGGGAAGATATATACCCCAATCTGAGAAAGTCTGACCAGTGGAATCTGAAGCCTGGCAACCCCCTCGGGAGCGGGCACCAGTGGGCCATCCCATGGGGCTTTGAGGCCAACGCCTTGATGTACAGGGTGGATCTATTTAAGAAATACGGGATCGCGGTGCCGGAGAGCCTGCCCGCGCTCTATGAGACAGCCAAGAAGCTGAATAACATTGATGGCTCTGGAATGGCTGGCATAGTTGTGCGCGGCAGCAAGAACTGGGCGACAATTCACCCGGGTTTTATGACCCAGTATGCGAGCTACGGCGCAAGAGATTTCGATGATAAGCTTAACGCCGTTATGAATAGCCCCAAGGCTGTGGAGATGACCGATCTGTGGGTGAAGATGGTTAGGGAAGCCGGGCCCAAGGCTTGGACGACCTACACCTGGTATCAGGCGGGCTCGGATTTCGGCGCCGGAAAGGCTGCTATGCTCTTTGATGCGGATATCCTGGGCTACTTCCAGAATGTACCCGGCGCGTCCGCCTGCTCCGGCAAGGTAGGCTGGGCCCCGGGTCCCAAAGGCCCTGAGGGAAAGCTTGTAACCAACATGTGGATATGGTCGCTCTCCATGAGTGCGAAGTCCAAAAATAAGGGGGCTGCATGGTACTTCATGCAGTGGGCGACAGGCAAAGAGCACCTAACAAAGGCTGCCGTTGACTTTGCAATGGTGGACCCCGTAAGGAAGTCCGTCTGGGAGAATCCCAAGTTCATAGCTAAGATGAAGGAGAATTATCACTTCTACGAGACGTTCCAGGCTATAATCGATAATTGCTCAATCCTGTTTACGCCACAACCCAAATTCTTCGAGACGACAACCGAATGGGCAGCGACGCTACATGACATCTACTATGGCGAAGATGCAAAGAAAGCCCTGGATAAGCTGGTCGCCAAGATCAATCGCATGATGACCCAGGCCGGCATCCGAAAGCCATAA